From a region of the Malania oleifera isolate guangnan ecotype guangnan chromosome 12, ASM2987363v1, whole genome shotgun sequence genome:
- the LOC131145032 gene encoding pentatricopeptide repeat-containing protein At5g41170, mitochondrial, with the protein MYFICNCYFRIRKTSVKPPKVRGFLQFNTCFHGFNLQSCRQEFSYKLRSHFVVHASSCIGPAAFFSSSSKRNPRSCVSLNPNLRASCGEKECLGDGGHEYGRVKQMDPKGPRVSNLSGSGDVNYQNRVNFVDSDEDETFEDGAKAADNDDLLVLNSSNGNYRHVEVVSRDEGDEDEFRHPLVREICRLIEFQSAWTPKLEAELRHLFRSLKPQQVCAVLRVQADERVALKIFYWADRQWRYKHDTIVYYAMLEVLSNTKLCQGAKRILRLMARRGIELRPEAFGYVMVSFSRADKLRNAMQILTLMQKAGIELDLSICNTAIHILVKGNRLEKALRFFDRMQLVGVTPNVITYNCLIKGYCALHRVEDALALIAEMPSRGCSPDKVSYYTVMSFLCKENRIKEVRELMEKMLENSNLLPDQVTYNTVIHVLCKHGHGNEALEFIREAEERRYQVDKIGYSAVVHAFCKKGDIDRAKEIVNEMFSKGCIPDVVTYTAVVNGFCRVGKVDQAKNLIHKMQKYGCKPNTVSYTALLNGLCRNGNSSEARKMMNMCEDEWWTPNAITYSVIMHGLHREGKLSAACDLVREMIKKDFLPTPVEINLIIQSLCREGKPEEAKRLMVECQKKGCAVNVVNFTTVIHGFCKKDDLEAAFSLLDDMYLSNKHPDAITYTTMIDALGKKGRIEEATQLAIKMLGRGLVPTPVTYRTVIHQYCQNGRVEDLLRLLDKMLSRQACKTAYNQVIEKLCALGKLDEAYKLLGQVLRTASRIDANTCHVLMNSCLSKGIPLLAYKVSCRMFNRNLIPDLKICEKVSKRLLLEGKSEEADKLMLRFVERGCISIPCQQDLQSE; encoded by the coding sequence ATGTACTTCATTTGCAACTGTTACTTCAGAATCAGAAAAACCTCAGTTAAACCCCCTAAAGTTAGGGGTTTCTTGCAGTTTAATACATGTTTTCACGGCTTTAACCTTCAATCTTGTAGACAAGAGTTCAGCTACAAACTCAGAAGCCATTTCGTCGTACATGCATCGAGCTGTATTGGTCCTGCTGCCTTTTTTTCATCCTCATCGAAACGAAATCCTAGGTCCTGTGTCTCTTTAAACCCTAATTTGCGTGCCTCGTGTGGGGAAAAAGAATGTCTTGGAGATGGTGGACATGAATATGGGAGAGTTAAACAAATGGATCCCAAGGGACCGAGGGTTTCGAATTTGTCTGGAAGTGGTGATGTAAATTATCAAAATCGTGTCAATTTCGTTGATTCTGATGAGGATGAAACATTTGAGGATGGTGCAAAAGCGGCTGATAATGATGATCTTCTGGTTTTGAATTCGTCTAATGGGAATTATAGACATGTAGAAGTTGTTAGTAGAGATGAAGGAGATGAAGATGAATTTAGACACCCTTTGGTGAGAGAAATTTGTAGGTTAATTGAATTTCAATCAGCATGGACTCCGAAGCTTGAAGCGGAATTGAGGCACTTATTTAGAAGCCTCAAACCTCAACAAGTTTGTGCAGTTCTGCGCGTGCAGGCTGATGAACGTGTTGCTTTGAAAATTTTCTATTGGGCTGACAGACAATGGCGGTACAAGCATGATACTATTGTTTACTATGCAATGCTTGAGGTCTTAAGTAATACCAAACTGTGCCAGGGTGCCAAGAGAATTCTCCGGCTCATGGCCCGAAGGGGAATTGAGCTTCGTCCTGAGGCTTTTGGTTATGTTATGGTATCTTTTAGCCGGGCAGATAAATTGAGGAATGCAATGCAGATCTTGACACTGATGCAAAAAGCTGGAATAGAACTTGATTTGTCAATTTGTAATACTGCAATTCACATTTTGGTGAAAGGAAACAGGTTGGAAAAGGCATTGAGGTTCTTCGATCGAATGCAACTTGTTGGAGTTACACCTAATGTCATAACATATAATTGTTTGATCAAGGGATATTGTGCATTGCATCGGGTTGAAGATGCtttagcattgattgcggaaatgcCTTCTAGGGGATGCTCCCCAGATAAAGTTAGTTACTATACTGTTATGAGTTTTCTTTGTAAAGAGAATAGGATCAAAGAAGTCAGAGAGTTGATGGAGAAGATGTTGGAGAATAGTAATTTGTTACCAGACCAGGTTACTTATAATACTGTTATCCATGTGCTTTGCAAGCATGGTCATGGAAATGAGGCACTTGAATTTATCAGGGAAGCTGAAGAGAGGAGATATCAGGTTGATAAGATTGGTTATAGTGCTGTAGTTCATGCTTTCTGTAAGAAAGGAGACATTGATAGAGCCAAAGAAATAGTGAATGAAATGTTCTCAAAAGGTTGCATTCCGGATGTAGTGACCTACACTGCTGTTGTTAATGGGTTTTGTCGGGTAGGAAAGGTGGATCAAGCTAAAAATTTGATTCACAAAATGCAGAAGTATGGTTGTAAACCAAACACTGTGTCATATACAGCATTGCTAAATGGGCTTTGTCGGAATGGGAACTCATCTGAGGCAAGAAAGATGATGAACATGTGTGAAGATGAGTGGTGGACGCCAAATGCCATAACCTACAGTGTCATAATGCATGGGCTTCATAGAGAAGGAAAATTGTCTGCGGCCTGTGATTTAGTCAGAGAAATGATTAAGAAGGACTTCCTCCCAACCCCGGTTGAAATAAACTTAATAATCCAGTCACTCTGCCGCGAGGGGAAACCGGAAGAGGCTAAAAGGCTTATGGTGGAGTGTCAGAAAAAGGGATGTGCTGTTAATGTGGTGAACTTTACCACTGTTATTCATGGATTTTGCAAGAAGGATGACCTAGAAGCTGCTTTTTCATTGCTTGATGACATGTATCTAAGTAACAAACACCCGGATGCCATCACATATACAACAATGATTGATGCTTTGGGAAAGAAAGGTAGAATAGAAGAGGCTACTCAACTTGCAATTAAAATGCTTGGGCGGGGCTTGGTTCCTACACCTGTCACATATCGCACAGTCATCCATCAGTACTGTCAGAATGGTAGGGTGGAAGATCTGTTGAGATTGTTAGATAAGATGCTCTCAAGGCAAGCGTGTAAGACAGCATATAACCAAGTTATTGAAAAGCTTTGTGCTTTAGGAAAACTTGATGAGGCCTATAAACTTTTAGGGCAAGTTTTGCGGACTGCTTCAAGGATTGATGCTAATACTTGCCATGTTCTTATGAATAGCTGTTTAAGCAAAGGAATTCCTCTATTGGCATATAAAGTTTCTTGTCGAATGTTTAATAGGAATCTGATTCCTGATCTTAAAATATGCGAAAAAGTGAGCAAGAGATTGCTGTTAGAAGGAAAATCAGAGGAGGCAGATAAGCTTATGTTACGGTTTGTTGAGCGTGGATGCATTTCAATTCCATGTCAGCAAGATTTGCAAAGTGAGTGA